In Drosophila subpulchrella strain 33 F10 #4 breed RU33 chromosome 3R, RU_Dsub_v1.1 Primary Assembly, whole genome shotgun sequence, the following are encoded in one genomic region:
- the LOC119545762 gene encoding uncharacterized protein LOC119545762 has translation MNTKNMQNDPMDGTKFLELLSTISLEEILKFEFRNNPSKKWQLLITPTDAKYICNICHVVQFGDKNLFSHLSGKKHNAVMVSEQQLQIRVRTAGGPQKAVSEPVKKGPPNPNNNQNSLSPVVKNSVASNKNDQNSNNTNAAVKPTAGSPAVKAQPIQKKFPATGVNAQKVASPNSGINSSIQKNIPANNQTLQKNNTPTQKNTSGTITPVQTNTSGNKTPVQKNTSGNNTPGQKNTSGNNTPIQKKILGNTPPTPKKIPVIGTNTQNKPNQNAENNQVKKPVANVAKPPNSGVKKGLQSIPPGTAVKSNISKNTDGPGPKTTEGNTNSQPKPINKPAQNAQPPSKNKTQAQSPAQTKPQPIKTVQNAKPKAANPDIVKNPLATKITCVPLAKLISSNPEPPDEEADVIIVEDKPKEVPKGPETQKNAVPVQVTKPNNSIPIQTTKPNTLIPIQTTKPITSNVVKIPTRSVGPAVRPNVTKVITPSYAAPKDHAPARYTGGTFESRRQNEVMGLVGVEYVLKIVRNLADRHPRYQCCLCEITSDEQSMHNHLLGYNHRLKYFDKHFPTAMRQYRQYVAQVPEGEVCKIMMPIFDKLAMAIETHHGRKTAHLCYEHEYNKDRQACFAEVYNRKHSSEKMGPSFTHVVDAKEVDELIEKARNNIQPLMNLENPNPYYIPPYGSQAPPNYVRYNNAPPKNIAQPVDDETHKRMVENFLRDTRKTSGDVQKTRNLKRNRSRSHSPDQRKRVTQKRHWNVERRSLSPLRDGDIWQAYRHMVDLKVRELNVSFDTYKCDPEQHPNYQTEWQMFWKRRKDELTQAGINHRSYNFQNEWIHFFNARIEELYNQDIENIKIKCRERLCLPMTNNELANEKYHVHLPQTTESGMSNPESNKSPQKMPMDVDPPIVEPPNVIHVLRLLTALENYLGSLGPFVTEMLVKALQTQKVYPEKVHSLILTAENCAILETVKEKFTGLLISQIYDPAKERALKKAINDTELLLQEASKHNIPKNTAQRGEKPDLPMANKNPYSPDKPLDKTELAAKLASSLMSQGKTSINREELQKILHVYNMIEQKKRQDIPSTSSVNSVPSASSNLIPNSNNNGNLLTQPSTRNLNFANNANNSINNNSSMYTGQNYSGNVARFNNQQNTNIPNTLTSSAYPTDRGFGGSGGYQSSQFGTGVPAINPSSVLRNDLTTSSLFNFNTNLNPSYNNLNQRNTNF, from the coding sequence ATGAATACCAAAAACATGCAAAACGATCCCATGGATGGGACAAAATTTCTTGAGCTCTTGTCAACAATATCATTggaagaaatattaaaatttgagTTCCGCAATAACCCATCAAAAAAATGGCAATTATTGATAACCCCCACAGACGCAAAGTACATTTGTAATATTTGCCATGTTGTCCAATTCGGTGACAAGAATCTGTTTAGCCACCTTAGTGGTAAAAAACATAACGCAGTAATGGTATCTGAACAACAATTACAAATAAGAGTTAGGACTGCGGGTGGTCCACAGAAAGCGGTTTCAGAACCCGTTAAAAAAGGACCGCCAAACCCCAATAATAACCAAAACAGCTTGTCCCCCGTTGTTAAAAATTCCGTGGCTTCCAACAAAAATGATCAAAATAGCAATAACACTAATGCTGCGGTCAAGCCGACAGCTGGAAGTCCAGCTGTAAAAGCTCAACCCATTCAAAAGAAATTTCCAGCTACTGGCGTGAACGCTCAAAAAGTTGCTAGCCCTAATTCCGGTATAAATTCATCCATTCAAAAGAATATTCCAGCCAATAACCAAACacttcaaaaaaataatacaccCACTCAAAAGAATACATCAGGAACTATTACACCCGTTCAAACAAATACTTCAGGAAATAAGACACCCGTTCAAAAAAATACTTCAGGAAATAATACACCCGGTCAAAAAAATACTTCAGGAAATAATACACCCATTCAAAAGAAAATTTTAGGGAATACTCCACCCACTCCAAAGAAGATCCCGGTTATTGGTACGAACACACAGAACAAGCCCAACCAAAACGCGGAAAATAATCAAGTAAAGAAACCCGTTGCTAATGTGGCGAAACCGCCAAACTCTGGGGTCAAGAAGGGACTACAGTCAATTCCACCAGGCACAGCAGTTAAATCGAACATTTCAAAGAACACAGACGGTCCTGGTCCCAAGACTACTGAAGGCAATACTAATTCTCAGCCCAAACCTATCAATAAACCTGCTCAAAATGCACAGCCCCCATCAAAAAATAAGACCCAAGCACAATCCCCAGCTCAGACAAAGCCACAGCCAATCAAAACTGTGCAGAATGCTAAACCGAAGGCAGCGAATCCAGATATTGTCAAGAATCCGCTGGCCACAAAAATTACTTGTGTTCCGCTGGCCAAGCTAATCAGCTCAAATCCTGAGCCGCCCGATGAAGAGGCCGATGTCATAATTGTTGAAGACAAACCAAAAGAGGTTCCAAAAGGGCCGGAAACTCAGAAAAATGCAGTCCCAGTTCAAGTTACAAAACCAAATAATTCGATTCCCATTCAAACAACAAAACCGAATACTTTGATCCCCATTCAAACAACGAAACCGATTACTTCGAATGTAGTAAAAATTCCAACCAGAAGTGTTGGGCCCGCTGTACGGCCAAATGTTACTAAGGTAATAACGCCTTCTTACGCTGCTCCAAAGGATCATGCACCAGCTAGATACACTGGTGGCACATTTGAATCCAGGCGTCAAAATGAAGTAATGGGTCTCGTTGGGGTTGAGTACGTTTTGAAAATAGTAAGGAACCTGGCCGATAGGCATCCCAGATACCAATGTTGCTTATGTGAGATCACTTCTGATGAACAATCGATGCACAACCACTTGTTGGGCTACAACCACCGTCTAAAGTATTTTGACAAGCATTTCCCGACTGCAATGCGTCAGTACCGTCAGTATGTTGCCCAGGTGCCGGAGGGCGAAGTCTGCAAAATAATGATGCCCATTTTTGATAAGCTAGCAATGGCCATTGAAACCCATCACGGTCGAAAAACTGCCCATCTGTGCTATGAACACGAATACAACAAGGATCGCCAAGCTTGTTTCGCCGAGGTGTATAATAGAAAGCATTCATCGGAAAAGATGGGTCCGTCGTTTACCCATGTCGTTGACGCCAAAGAGGTTGACGAATTAATCGAAAAGGCTAGGAACAATATTCAGCCCTTGATGAACTTAGAAAATCCGAATCCGTATTACATTCCGCCATACGGATCTCAGGCTCCACCTAATTATGTCCGCTACAACAATGCGCCGCCAAAGAATATAGCCCAGCCTGTTGATGACGAAACGCACAAACGGATGGTTGAGAACTTTCTCAGGGACACCAGAAAAACTTCGGGCGATGTCCAGAAGACCCGAAACCTAAAGCGAAACCGTTCAAGGTCCCATTCGCCGGATCAGAGGAAGAGAGTCACCCAGAAAAGGCATTGGAATGTGGAGCGCAGGTCTTTGTCTCCCTTGCGCGATGGGGACATTTGGCAGGCATACCGCCACATGGTGGATCTCAAAGTGCGTGAGCTAAACGTGAGCTTTGACACATACAAATGTGACCCTGAACAACATCCGAACTATCAGACAGAGTGGCAAATGTTTTGGAAGCGCCGCAAGGATGAACTTACACAGGCTGGTATCAACCATCGTTCTTATAACTTCCAAAACGAATGGATTCATTTCTTTAATGCGCGCATCGAAGAATTGTACAATCAAGATattgaaaatatcaaaataaaatgccGCGAAAGGCTGTGTTTGCCAATGACCAATAACGAACTAGCCAACGAAAAGTATCACGTTCATTTGCCCCAAACTACCGAGTCCGGAATGAGTAATCCCGAATCTAACAAGAGTCCTCAGAAAATGCCCATGGATGTGGATCCTCCTATTGTGGAGCCACCGAATGTAATTCACGTCCTTCGTCTTTTGACTGCTTTGGAGAACTACCTTGGAAGTTTGGGTCCTTTCGTTACAGAAATGCTAGTAAAAGCCTTGCAAACCCAGAAGGTTTATCCTGAAAAAGTCCACTCCTTAATTTTGACAGCTGAAAACTGTGCCATTTTGGAAACAGTAAAAGAAAAGTTTACGGGTCTCCTGATCTCTCAAATTTATGATCCCGCTAAGGAACGGGCTTTGAAGAAAGCGATTAATGACACCGAACTTTTGCTTCAAGAAGccagtaaacataacattccCAAAAACACCGCTCAGCGTGGTGAAAAACCAGATTTGCCGATGGCTAACAAGAATCCGTATAGCCCCGACAAGCCATTGGATAAAACTGAGCTTGCGGCCAAGTTGGCTTCTTCTCTAATGTCCCAAGGCAAAACCTCGATTAACCGCGAAGAACTTCAGAAAATACTTCATGTATATAACATGATTGAGCAGAAGAAAAGACAGGACATACCCTCTACCAGTTCGGTAAATTCTGTGCCCAGCGCATCCAGTAACTTGATCCCGAACTCAAATAACAATGGTAACTTGTTGACACAACCCTCGACTAGAAATTTAAACTTTGCGAACAATGCAAACAACTCCATCAACAACAACTCCAGTATGTATACTGGTCAAAACTACTCTGGAAATGTGGCTCGCTTTAACAACCAACAAAACACTAACATACCTAACACCTTAACCTCAAGCGCGTATCCGACTGATCGTGGATTTGGCGGATCTGGCGGATACCAAAGCAGTCAATTTGGCACTGGAGTTCCGGCGATTAATCCAAGCAGCGTTTTGCGGAACGACTTAACTACGTCGTCGCTGTTCAACTTTAACACCAATTTGAACCCATCTTACAACAACCTTAACCAGAGGAATACTAATTTTTAA